In a genomic window of Paramicrobacterium chengjingii:
- a CDS encoding sulfite exporter TauE/SafE family protein, with protein sequence MTWLLALCAVTLGAALQRVTGLGFTLISGPLLVLVLNPFDGIVLANILSGIIAAIVLIRTLRHVQWRTAAKLSIGTVVGVPIGAAVVYALDADMLLILVGALTTIAVVIALTRRPMPVFRGTPGAIFAGSLSGFSNVTAGVGGPALAMFGAATKMPMSTFVPTIQVVALLTNALSVAAKPHMSLPWPLVIGAVCCVLVGLVAGSFLQRVITPTRAQTLALTLALLGSLAATARGIFALFV encoded by the coding sequence GTGACCTGGCTCCTTGCGCTGTGTGCTGTCACGCTTGGGGCCGCGCTGCAGCGCGTGACCGGGCTGGGCTTCACGCTCATCTCGGGTCCGCTTCTCGTGTTGGTGCTGAACCCGTTTGACGGCATTGTTCTCGCCAACATCCTCTCGGGAATCATCGCCGCGATCGTTCTCATTCGAACCCTTCGGCATGTGCAGTGGCGAACGGCAGCAAAATTGTCGATCGGCACTGTCGTCGGTGTTCCGATCGGAGCAGCCGTCGTCTATGCGTTGGATGCTGACATGCTTCTGATCCTCGTGGGCGCGCTGACGACAATCGCTGTCGTGATTGCGCTGACGAGACGCCCCATGCCGGTGTTCCGGGGCACGCCCGGTGCGATCTTCGCGGGGTCGCTCTCCGGGTTCAGCAATGTCACGGCCGGCGTTGGAGGCCCGGCGCTGGCCATGTTCGGGGCGGCGACGAAGATGCCGATGTCAACGTTCGTGCCGACGATTCAGGTGGTGGCGCTGCTCACGAATGCTCTGTCGGTGGCGGCGAAGCCGCACATGTCGCTGCCCTGGCCGCTCGTGATCGGCGCCGTCTGCTGTGTGCTGGTCGGCCTCGTGGCCGGCTCATTTCTGCAGCGCGTCATCACCCCGACCCGCGCCCAGACGCTCGCGCTCACCCTCGCCCTGCTTGGCTCGCTCGCGGCAACGGCCCGCGGCATCTTCGCCCTCTTCGTCTGA
- a CDS encoding helix-turn-helix domain-containing protein, whose protein sequence is MSATDALASSTHSASNTQQLSRIYDLLTADEALNPSPRYYLVGSVENHPVELPEEIYQVLRRVVAAIRTGLSVTISPTSQTLTTQQAADLLGISRPTLIKILDEDKLPYTRSGSHRRIALIDVFDYRERRRQEQYAAIEALSVEIDEAASTTL, encoded by the coding sequence ATGTCCGCAACAGATGCGCTCGCATCTTCGACCCACAGTGCGAGCAATACACAGCAGCTCAGCCGTATCTACGACCTGCTCACCGCTGACGAAGCACTCAACCCGTCACCACGGTATTACCTCGTTGGGTCGGTCGAAAACCATCCCGTCGAGCTGCCCGAAGAGATCTATCAGGTGCTTCGCCGCGTCGTGGCGGCGATACGTACGGGCCTATCAGTAACGATCTCGCCGACTTCGCAGACTCTGACCACGCAGCAGGCGGCCGACCTGCTGGGCATCAGCCGACCAACACTCATTAAGATCCTCGACGAAGACAAGCTGCCGTACACCCGCTCAGGCTCGCATCGGCGGATCGCACTCATCGACGTGTTCGATTACCGCGAGAGGCGACGCCAGGAGCAATACGCTGCGATCGAGGCTCTCTCGGTTGAGATCGACGAAGCGGCATCGACCACACTCTGA
- a CDS encoding PIN domain-containing protein produces the protein MVYHEAKKLVARGTPEYEAESAAQRLIDHMSRAFDDSLVTGWEPPEGAFGLPDPDDEHVVATAVMGSAEVIVTENLRHFPATTLRTATAKLLSIAPGLRDALQ, from the coding sequence CTGGTGTACCACGAGGCAAAGAAGTTGGTTGCGCGAGGGACGCCTGAGTATGAAGCGGAGAGTGCCGCTCAGCGGCTGATCGATCATATGTCGCGAGCGTTCGATGACTCGCTCGTTACCGGCTGGGAGCCACCAGAGGGTGCCTTCGGTCTCCCAGATCCCGATGACGAGCACGTTGTCGCAACCGCGGTGATGGGTAGTGCTGAAGTCATCGTCACAGAGAACCTGAGGCACTTCCCAGCGACAACGCTCCGGACAGCAACCGCCAAGCTTCTTTCCATTGCGCCAGGTCTGCGCGACGCACTCCAGTGA
- a CDS encoding MmpS family transport accessory protein yields the protein MTIPPSVDPQFAPAQPQPPEQKTGNGLGVAALVVGIVAIVGAFIPFVNYASGFIAFVGLVLGIIALCLKGKRKGSAIAGTIISAVALILSIVMAMVYTAVFATAVSESIDKTIAEDEAKASQEIVVVYEVTGDAKDASVTYSTYNDGSAGTEQATGTTLPFTKEITVKAGGDFDWSSYSLIAMNGLGDTGEISCSITVDGEVVSEQTSSGELASATCSTSSFGDDDDDK from the coding sequence ATGACTATTCCCCCTTCTGTAGACCCACAGTTCGCACCCGCACAGCCGCAACCACCCGAGCAGAAGACTGGCAACGGACTCGGGGTAGCTGCGCTTGTAGTCGGAATTGTCGCGATCGTCGGCGCCTTCATTCCATTTGTCAATTACGCGTCAGGCTTTATTGCGTTTGTGGGATTAGTCCTCGGAATTATTGCGCTTTGCTTGAAGGGAAAGCGAAAGGGCTCAGCCATCGCCGGCACGATCATCTCGGCAGTCGCGTTGATCCTCTCGATCGTCATGGCGATGGTCTACACCGCGGTGTTCGCGACTGCGGTGAGCGAGTCCATCGACAAAACGATCGCGGAGGATGAGGCGAAGGCAAGCCAGGAGATTGTCGTTGTGTATGAGGTCACGGGAGACGCTAAGGATGCGTCTGTGACGTACTCCACCTACAACGACGGGTCAGCAGGAACAGAGCAGGCTACAGGCACGACCCTGCCGTTCACGAAGGAGATCACAGTCAAGGCGGGCGGCGATTTTGACTGGTCTAGCTATTCACTCATCGCAATGAACGGTCTGGGAGACACTGGCGAGATTTCGTGTTCAATCACTGTCGACGGAGAGGTGGTCTCCGAGCAAACGTCGTCGGGTGAACTCGCTTCTGCTACGTGCTCTACCTCGTCATTTGGGGACGATGACGACGACAAATAG
- a CDS encoding MmpS family transport accessory protein — protein MDDKPRRASDAKRGFSKKQVMTGGGILAVVALIAAGSVWLVNDLGNRRTVPDLIGQTQESALKVISDLDLRTETHLDSDVDGLEDEFRSVVKQVPAAGVTIYEGDIVSIKIAPAQVSVPDVVGETYIDAVNSLEESSFSVEHNFGMNTPDNEWKVLGQKSEAGDKVAAGSTIAITVDSPLVAVPEVAGMSEIGAESAIGAAHLSSVDSGEGDHVRSVDPKPGTELEPFSEVTITLAYKVPNVVGMTAPEALTALEDAGFTEVSLTHDSDLEVSKQSVAPGTLTSGSTKIVLSVPLSGTTYRVTGNGSTAMITWSGPNSYSIEQDANASLPWEKYFKSSGGFANFSAQMNNGSSITCTVIRDGKVVMEHTSTGLYAVVSCAG, from the coding sequence GTGGACGACAAACCACGAAGGGCGTCTGACGCGAAGAGAGGCTTTAGCAAGAAACAGGTGATGACAGGCGGTGGCATACTCGCGGTTGTTGCGCTAATTGCTGCCGGAAGCGTCTGGCTTGTGAATGACTTGGGAAATCGCCGAACTGTGCCGGATCTCATTGGGCAAACGCAAGAGTCAGCGTTGAAGGTGATCTCTGATCTGGATCTGCGTACCGAGACACACCTCGATTCCGACGTGGACGGGCTCGAGGACGAGTTCAGGAGTGTCGTAAAACAGGTACCCGCGGCTGGAGTAACGATTTACGAGGGTGACATAGTCTCGATCAAAATCGCGCCGGCTCAGGTTTCCGTCCCTGACGTCGTCGGAGAGACGTATATCGATGCAGTAAATAGCTTGGAGGAGTCGTCGTTTAGTGTCGAGCACAACTTCGGCATGAACACTCCGGACAATGAGTGGAAGGTCTTAGGCCAGAAGAGCGAGGCCGGAGACAAGGTCGCCGCCGGTTCGACTATAGCGATCACTGTTGATTCCCCACTCGTGGCGGTTCCGGAGGTTGCAGGCATGAGCGAGATTGGTGCCGAAAGTGCGATCGGCGCTGCTCATCTCAGTTCCGTCGATTCCGGCGAAGGGGACCATGTGCGATCGGTCGACCCGAAACCGGGGACCGAACTCGAGCCATTTAGCGAAGTCACGATAACGCTCGCATACAAGGTTCCTAATGTTGTCGGAATGACCGCACCTGAGGCGCTTACCGCACTTGAGGACGCCGGATTCACAGAGGTGTCACTTACTCATGACTCCGACCTGGAAGTCTCGAAACAGAGCGTGGCGCCGGGGACGCTTACATCGGGGAGCACCAAGATTGTTCTCTCCGTTCCCCTTTCAGGGACGACGTATCGAGTTACGGGGAACGGCAGCACGGCGATGATCACGTGGTCTGGTCCTAATAGCTACAGTATCGAGCAAGACGCGAACGCTTCATTGCCGTGGGAGAAGTATTTTAAGTCGAGCGGTGGATTCGCTAATTTCAGCGCGCAAATGAATAACGGCTCGTCGATTACGTGTACCGTCATCCGCGACGGAAAAGTCGTCATGGAGCATACGTCTACTGGGCTTTATGCGGTCGTTTCGTGCGCGGGTTAA
- a CDS encoding PfkB family carbohydrate kinase, whose product MEVTAVDSNGAGDAHGGVLTAALLRGVALPDAVRRANVAAALVVTKVGPSTSPCADEIGCLLRA is encoded by the coding sequence ATCGAGGTCACCGCTGTCGATTCAAACGGTGCGGGCGACGCGCATGGCGGCGTGCTTACGGCGGCGCTGTTGCGTGGGGTCGCGTTACCCGACGCGGTGCGCCGCGCGAACGTCGCAGCAGCCCTGGTGGTCACGAAGGTCGGCCCCTCCACATCCCCGTGCGCTGACGAGATTGGCTGTTTGCTACGGGCTTGA
- a CDS encoding HPr family phosphocarrier protein, whose product MTERTVAVGSSEGLHARPAKLFVQAAQASGIPIRVSKSGGTPVDAASLLSVISLGIGQGESVTLSAVGEESEHVIRRLVEILEKNHDE is encoded by the coding sequence ATGACAGAACGAACAGTTGCCGTGGGGTCCAGCGAAGGGTTGCACGCGCGGCCTGCCAAACTTTTTGTGCAGGCTGCCCAGGCTAGCGGCATTCCGATACGTGTGTCGAAGTCGGGTGGAACTCCAGTAGATGCTGCGAGTCTGTTGTCGGTGATCTCATTGGGCATCGGCCAGGGCGAGAGTGTGACGCTGTCTGCTGTGGGTGAGGAATCCGAGCATGTGATCCGACGACTCGTCGAGATTCTTGAGAAGAATCACGACGAGTAA